The Aminithiophilus ramosus genome contains a region encoding:
- the topA gene encoding type I DNA topoisomerase, producing MAKKTLVIVESPTKAKTLSKMLGRNYEIKASMGHVRDLPKSRLGVLVEEDFAPEYILVRGKGSVVKELKSRAKGADRILLASDPDREGEAIAWHLAFILGIDPAAACRIRLFEITKQGVKEAVAHPEPIDLRRVDAQQARRVLDRLVGYRLSPLLWNKIRSGLSAGRVQSVALRILCEREREIEAFKEQEYWLVDVEAGKDDRRYRLRLERRDGKALTLTCAEEAEAAERELRRHPLVVVDWKAKESRRTPLPPFKTSTLQQEAGRRLGYAPKRTMAVAQSLYEGVEIPGKGPVGLITYMRTDSLRVSESAQEACRAFIESRWGSDYLPEKANEHKSRGRVQDAHEAIRPTDVTFEPQEIKAHLSREQFQLYDLVWRRFVASQMAAARLSRTTVDVEAGPFGLRQSGVSLLFQGWGLLWSLDLKEGIIDGAERGEVLELLDVARTQKFTRPPSRYTESGLVKLLEDKGVGRPSTYAAIVSTLLDRGYAERGDEKKLVPTELGVVVCDFLVEHFSDLVNTDFTASMEEDLDQVEGGQRQWLDLVRSFWQTFSVDLAKVEELAPPVELPVREIGENCPDCGSPLVIKRGRFGEFIACSGYPQCKYSRPLLKTIGVACPKCKEGEIARRRSKKGRIFYGCSRYPDCDFVSWNEPTSRSCPDCGAFLEKKKKGRKTILSCSACAYSVEEEGEDHGGQA from the coding sequence ATGGCTAAGAAAACCCTCGTCATCGTCGAGTCGCCGACGAAGGCGAAAACCCTCTCCAAGATGCTGGGCCGGAACTACGAAATCAAGGCCAGCATGGGACACGTGCGCGATCTTCCCAAAAGCCGTCTGGGCGTCCTCGTCGAAGAGGACTTCGCCCCCGAATACATCCTTGTCCGCGGCAAGGGGAGCGTCGTCAAGGAGCTGAAAAGTCGGGCCAAAGGGGCCGACCGGATCCTTCTCGCCTCCGACCCCGACCGGGAGGGAGAGGCCATCGCCTGGCATCTGGCCTTCATCCTCGGCATCGACCCTGCCGCGGCCTGCCGGATCCGCCTCTTCGAGATCACCAAACAGGGCGTCAAGGAGGCCGTCGCCCATCCCGAGCCGATCGACCTCCGCCGCGTCGACGCCCAGCAGGCCCGACGCGTTCTCGACCGTCTCGTCGGCTACCGCCTCAGCCCCCTTCTGTGGAACAAGATCCGATCGGGCCTCTCGGCCGGCCGCGTCCAGTCCGTGGCCCTTCGCATCCTCTGCGAGCGGGAGCGGGAGATCGAGGCCTTCAAAGAGCAGGAGTACTGGCTCGTCGACGTCGAGGCGGGAAAGGACGACAGGCGGTACAGGCTCCGCCTGGAGAGGCGCGACGGCAAGGCCCTGACCCTGACCTGCGCCGAAGAGGCCGAGGCCGCCGAAAGGGAACTGCGCCGTCACCCTCTCGTCGTCGTCGACTGGAAGGCCAAGGAAAGCCGCCGAACGCCTCTGCCCCCCTTCAAGACGAGCACCCTCCAGCAGGAGGCCGGCCGGCGGCTGGGCTATGCCCCCAAGAGAACCATGGCCGTCGCCCAGTCCCTCTACGAGGGCGTCGAGATTCCCGGCAAGGGCCCCGTCGGGCTCATCACCTACATGCGCACCGACAGCCTCCGCGTCAGCGAATCGGCCCAGGAGGCCTGCCGGGCCTTCATCGAGTCCCGCTGGGGCTCGGACTATCTGCCGGAAAAGGCCAACGAACACAAAAGCCGGGGCCGCGTCCAGGACGCCCACGAGGCGATCCGTCCCACCGACGTGACCTTCGAGCCCCAGGAGATCAAGGCCCATCTCAGCCGCGAGCAGTTTCAGCTCTACGACCTCGTATGGCGCCGCTTCGTCGCCAGCCAGATGGCTGCGGCCCGCCTCTCCAGGACGACCGTCGACGTCGAGGCCGGTCCCTTCGGCCTTCGCCAGTCCGGCGTCTCCCTCCTTTTCCAGGGCTGGGGCCTCCTCTGGTCCCTCGACCTCAAAGAGGGAATCATCGACGGCGCCGAAAGGGGCGAGGTTCTGGAGCTCCTCGACGTGGCACGGACCCAGAAGTTCACCCGTCCGCCCTCGCGCTACACCGAATCGGGGCTCGTCAAGCTCCTCGAGGACAAGGGCGTCGGCCGTCCCTCGACCTACGCGGCCATCGTCTCCACCCTTCTCGACAGGGGGTACGCCGAAAGAGGGGACGAAAAGAAACTCGTTCCCACCGAGCTTGGCGTCGTCGTCTGCGACTTCCTCGTCGAACACTTCTCCGATCTCGTCAACACCGATTTCACGGCCTCCATGGAGGAGGATCTCGACCAGGTCGAGGGGGGACAGCGGCAGTGGCTCGACCTGGTCCGCTCCTTCTGGCAGACCTTTTCCGTCGATCTGGCCAAGGTGGAGGAGCTGGCCCCTCCCGTCGAGCTTCCCGTGCGGGAGATCGGCGAAAACTGTCCCGACTGCGGCTCTCCCCTCGTGATCAAGCGGGGGCGCTTCGGCGAGTTCATCGCCTGTTCGGGCTACCCCCAGTGCAAGTACAGCCGCCCCCTCCTCAAGACCATCGGCGTCGCCTGCCCCAAGTGCAAGGAGGGAGAGATCGCCCGGCGGAGGAGCAAGAAGGGGCGGATCTTCTACGGCTGCTCCCGCTATCCCGACTGCGACTTCGTGAGCTGGAACGAGCCCACCTCCAGGTCCTGCCCCGACTGCGGCGCCTTCCTGGAGAAAAAGAAGAAGGGGCGCAAGACGATCCTCTCCTGCTCGGCCTGCGCCTATTCCGTCGAAGAGGAGGGGGAAGACCATGGCGGCCAGGCCTGA
- the dprA gene encoding DNA-processing protein DprA: MDRRRALMLLGGCESFDRDDLEGLRLEGVDAVELLEGGISLWKGLGLTERVRAFLEEGLARQWADRELDRCRDLGVTVVTVDDEAYPDSLRRLPGAPLALYLRGTFPSLEGSVAVVGTRRCSTYGHRVAHDLGCRLSQIGLAVVSGGASGIDGAAHSGALDGGFPTVAVLGTGVDRVFPRGHEDLFRSIAAKGALVSEYPLGTEARPWRFPRRNRIIIGLASRLVVVEAPKRSGAMITARLALEASREVWVVPGRLGEGVCEGSNRLLFDGAFPLVDLDEFVGLNGQRQLSLFDTPSLPAPTRSLQLSEEEKRLYFILRDRGERAVDNLAAQGKMGAADVVRILSLLAARGLVYPSGPGRWSAGPGI, from the coding sequence ATGGACCGAAGGCGCGCTCTGATGCTCCTCGGCGGCTGCGAGAGTTTCGATCGGGACGATCTCGAGGGCCTTCGCCTCGAGGGAGTCGACGCCGTCGAACTCCTCGAGGGGGGAATCTCCCTTTGGAAGGGACTGGGTCTGACGGAGCGGGTCCGGGCCTTTCTCGAGGAGGGCCTCGCCCGGCAGTGGGCCGACAGGGAGCTCGACCGCTGCCGGGACCTCGGCGTCACCGTCGTCACCGTCGACGACGAAGCCTATCCCGATTCCCTTCGTCGTCTGCCCGGGGCGCCTCTCGCGCTGTACCTGCGGGGAACGTTCCCCTCTCTGGAGGGGTCCGTCGCCGTCGTCGGAACGCGGCGCTGCTCGACCTACGGCCACCGCGTCGCCCACGACCTGGGGTGCCGCCTCTCCCAGATCGGCCTGGCCGTCGTCAGCGGAGGGGCCTCGGGCATCGACGGGGCGGCCCATTCGGGCGCCCTCGACGGAGGCTTTCCCACCGTGGCCGTTCTCGGCACCGGCGTCGACCGCGTCTTCCCCCGAGGCCACGAGGACCTTTTCCGCTCCATCGCCGCCAAGGGGGCGCTCGTCAGCGAATACCCCCTGGGGACGGAGGCCCGTCCCTGGCGTTTCCCCCGACGGAACCGGATCATCATCGGCCTCGCCTCGCGCCTTGTCGTCGTCGAGGCCCCGAAGAGAAGCGGCGCCATGATCACGGCCCGGCTGGCTCTGGAGGCCTCGCGGGAGGTCTGGGTCGTCCCCGGCCGTCTGGGAGAGGGCGTCTGCGAGGGCTCCAACCGCCTCCTCTTCGACGGCGCCTTTCCTCTCGTCGACCTCGACGAATTCGTCGGTCTCAACGGCCAGCGACAGCTCTCCCTCTTCGACACTCCCTCCCTTCCCGCTCCGACGCGGAGCCTTCAACTTTCGGAGGAGGAGAAACGCCTGTATTTCATCCTTCGCGACAGAGGGGAACGGGCCGTTGACAACCTTGCCGCCCAGGGTAAAATGGGCGCCGCCGATGTGGTCAGAATTTTGAGCCTCCTTGCCGCGCGGGGTCTGGTCTACCCCTCGGGACCGGGACGGTGGAGCGCCGGTCCGGGGATATGA